GTCGAGCCGGTGCTCGAGCCGGGTGAGGTCCTGGAGTGTCGCCAACTCGAGGCCCGCGGGTTCTGGGAGGCTGGCCCGGGAGGAGTCCGCATGGCCGGCCACCTCTTCGGTCCAACACGGCCGGATGCCGCGCCTCGGAAGCTGCCGGCCTCCAGCGGCAGCCCCGGGGGCGGGCGTGACTGGCGTGGTATCCGCGCCCGAGAGGGTCCGCTCGGCGGCGTCCGGGTGCTCGACCTGACGTGGGTCTTCGCCGGGCCGATCGCATCGCGCATTCTCGCGACTCTGGGCGCCACGGTCCTAAAGGTCGAGGCGCCCGGGGAGCCGCAGGCGGCGAATGCTGCTGGACGTCCGTTCCTCGCCCGGACGCTGCAAGGGGGCAAGCTGTCGCTCACGCAGGACCTCAACGACGCGCGCGCTCGCGCCGCCGTCCGGTCTCTGGCAGAGGAAGCGGACGTCCTCATCGAGAACTTCTCGACCGGAGTGCTCGAGAAGCACGGGCTTGGCTGGGAAGAGCTGAGCCGTGTGAACCCGCGCCTCGTCATGACTTCGATCTCGGGCATGGGCCGCACGGGACCTTACGCCCACCACGTGATGCTTGGCCAGCTTGCGCAGGGGTACTCGGGCCTTACGTCGCTCATCGGCTACGAAGGCGGGCCGCCGCGCGGGATTGAGGACGGCGGATTCTGGTCGGACCCGGTGACCGGCTACGCGGCCGCGGCGGCAACCATCGCAGCGCTGAGGGAACGCGAGACGACGGGCATCGGACGGAGGATCGACATCTCGCTCACGGAGGCGACTGCGGCGACGCTGTTCCGGCCTCTGCTGGCGGCGGCTCGGGGTGAGGCCTGGGAGCGCCGGGGCAACTACCATGCTCTCTATGCGCCACATGACCTCTATCGCTGCGCCGGGGAGGACTCCTGGGTCGCGATAGCCGTTGGGTCAGACGAGGAATGGGCCCGGCTGGCGCCCGTGATCGGCGGCGCGTCGCTGGCCGCAGACGTTCGCTTTGCGACCTCGGCGTCGCGGCAGGAGCTCAGGGCCGAGCTGAGGCAAGTGATCGAGGAGTGGTCGCGCGGTCTGACGCCGAAAGAGGCGGCGGCAGCCTGCCAGGCGGCCGGCGTGGCCGCGGCGCCCTGCAACACCACCAGCGACCTCGTCCGTGACGAGCACCTACGAGCGCGGGGACTGCTAGTGGAGGAGGGCGGTCGGCCAACGTACATGAGGCTGCCCTGGCTGCTGCACCCCGCCTCGGAGCGGGTCGCGGGAGTGCCGCCGTCTCCCGGACAGCACACCTCTCTCGTGCTCGGCAGGGCGGTGGAGGCGCGCGGCTAGAGCTTCCCGGCATGAGGCGGCTCTCCCGACGCCAGGCTCTTTCCGCTTTCGCGGGCCCGGCAGCGGGCCTGGTATGGGTGGGCTGTAGTCAAGACAAGAAGGAAGGTATGACCATGCCTGAAGCCAAGGCGGAGCCCGGCATGACTGTCTCCCCTCCGCTGGACTACTACTTCCCCGGGGCTGGCAGCGCGCCATGGGAGCGAGTCGGGCCGGAGGACCTGGGCTGGGACGGGAAGGCGCTCGAGGAGGCGCTCGAGTTCGCGGGTAGGGCCAACTCCACAGGGATGGTCGTGCTCTGCCGCGGCCGGATCGTCGCCGAGCGCTACTGGGGCGAAGGGAGCATAGAAGCGGCTTCGGACTGTTTCTCCGTCCAGAAAAGCCTAGTCTCCGTCCTCATCGGAATTGCGATGACGGAGGGCCGCCTGCGGATGGATGACCCGGTCGACCTCTACTTGGGGAAGGGATGGTCGCGCTCGCCCGAGACGGAAGGCCGCATCACCGTCCGTCACCTGGTCACGATGACGAGTGGTCTCACGAACGACCTCCGGTTCGCGGCCGAGCCAGGCAGCATCTGGGCGTATAACACGCCGGCCTACCAGCTGACGAAAACGGTCCTCGAGAGGGCAACGGGTGTCACTCACCAGACCTTTACGAGAGACCTGGTCTGGGGGAGGACGGGAGCAGACCACTCGCGCTGGGAGATGCGCGCGAACATGCCGTTCACGGGTTGGGTGGCGTCGACCCGGGACCTGGCGCGCTTTGGACTCATGGTGCTGGCCGGCGGCACATGGAACGGCGCTGCCATCCTCAAGGACAAGGCCTATCTGCGAGCGTCGCTCGAGAGCTCGCAGGACCTGAACCTGGCTTATGGCTACCTCTGGTGGCTAAACGGCAGACGGTCGCACCTTACCGTGCGCGGCGTGAAGCGTGACGGCGCGCTGGTCCCGGAGGCGCCCGCGGACATGGTCCAGGCCGCCGGCGCGGGTGACAAGCGCATCTACATCGTGCCGGGCCAACACGTCGTAGTCGCCCGCCACGGCGGCCCAGCGGGCCAGGACGCGACGGATGTCGGCACGACGTTTGACAGCGGGTTCTGGCGCCTGTTCCGGCGCGCCCTGCCCGCCTGAGGTGCACCCGAGGATCGGAATCCGCGAAGCCGTGCAGCGCAGCCGGAGCGCTCTACAGAGCCGACGCCCATTGCCGCACGTCGGTTCGCAGGAGAGGGTGCCATGCCGGACGCCGGCCGCGCGGCCGAGCATGGATGCCGGGCGGCGCGCGGACCCGAATACAGATCACCCTCTCGAGGTCGTGACCCGAGCGCCCTCCGAGACGGCTGGAAGCCGTTCGGGCCGCAGGACCGGAAGGGTGCGGGTTGACTGATGGCGACCCCGAGGGGATTCGAAGTTCGAGTGGTCTAACTGCCGAGTGGATTCGCGCTCTCGGTGCAATCCCTGTAATTGTCACTCCAGTCTGATGGCGAGAGCCCCTGACCCCATGTCAGGCATGGACTGGCTGGCTGCCGAAGTGCTCTTGTGCTGTTTCGACGCGGGCGAGACTGGGAATCCCAAGTGCAGCCGTCCTTGCTAGATCATCTATGGTGACGACCGCTGGGGTCTGCGCAATAACTGTGCAGTCTGGGCGCGTCGCATCTGAGCATTGTCGTACCGCACCAGCCGAAGGGTTTCATTACCCGCTCTGGGTGGAGAGAATGGCTACGTAGTCAGGTACATGTCACTACCGTGGGT
This DNA window, taken from Dehalococcoidia bacterium, encodes the following:
- a CDS encoding serine hydrolase domain-containing protein, producing the protein MPEAKAEPGMTVSPPLDYYFPGAGSAPWERVGPEDLGWDGKALEEALEFAGRANSTGMVVLCRGRIVAERYWGEGSIEAASDCFSVQKSLVSVLIGIAMTEGRLRMDDPVDLYLGKGWSRSPETEGRITVRHLVTMTSGLTNDLRFAAEPGSIWAYNTPAYQLTKTVLERATGVTHQTFTRDLVWGRTGADHSRWEMRANMPFTGWVASTRDLARFGLMVLAGGTWNGAAILKDKAYLRASLESSQDLNLAYGYLWWLNGRRSHLTVRGVKRDGALVPEAPADMVQAAGAGDKRIYIVPGQHVVVARHGGPAGQDATDVGTTFDSGFWRLFRRALPA
- a CDS encoding CoA transferase, which produces MTEKMPGDLQVLEIASGEAASYAARYLRVLGALVTKVVAGERGPASLPELDLHKQVRFLNPDEAPGAVAALASRSDVVLWAGQRADLHGLRPSLDELRSLDPRLITAAVTPFGESGPCAAWRGTDLTVIHSGGLGYGTPPRVLDPEREHPLGIPGDVTEPLSGLVLVLGVLEALLARDREGVGRHVEVSAQEAVASLMFNNIATFVETGKSPGRLASDRPGARRQFLPSADGLLVMMATRPHHMRSWLQLLGPDAAGVWSRLSRGEPQASLAEEIAAVTDSWTTTRTRREVTDLAQAAHIPVEPVLEPGEVLECRQLEARGFWEAGPGGVRMAGHLFGPTRPDAAPRKLPASSGSPGGGRDWRGIRAREGPLGGVRVLDLTWVFAGPIASRILATLGATVLKVEAPGEPQAANAAGRPFLARTLQGGKLSLTQDLNDARARAAVRSLAEEADVLIENFSTGVLEKHGLGWEELSRVNPRLVMTSISGMGRTGPYAHHVMLGQLAQGYSGLTSLIGYEGGPPRGIEDGGFWSDPVTGYAAAAATIAALRERETTGIGRRIDISLTEATAATLFRPLLAAARGEAWERRGNYHALYAPHDLYRCAGEDSWVAIAVGSDEEWARLAPVIGGASLAADVRFATSASRQELRAELRQVIEEWSRGLTPKEAAAACQAAGVAAAPCNTTSDLVRDEHLRARGLLVEEGGRPTYMRLPWLLHPASERVAGVPPSPGQHTSLVLGRAVEARG